In Drosophila simulans strain w501 chromosome 3R, Prin_Dsim_3.1, whole genome shotgun sequence, a single window of DNA contains:
- the LOC6729875 gene encoding HSPB1-associated protein 1: protein MEVNSKLRDLILNTHVPLVLDQFPLKWACFEGSLHDWCKRFDQEATCLPAFELMALADSSTPQWERKRTKSCQQLNMEQFLRKYDVLKKEHTHWAAYQYKKADEVPLSCRSGIDFSSFGFLDNGNDYRFWLGSEQANTPCHYDTFGVNIVVQVHGCKSWLLFPPETPLQSTRIPYEETSVYCLENFYAPDPAKIQSYEHLSRQAYHCNLQPGDVLIVPRNWWHYVEAKSTSLSVNYWVPLKVDTDLMLDEFLAMHIVESFVRGESNQVKQYLLNPNQLDNVSTKPSDLFAQFEQAVHNLESGQSTRQLYDTDYMSQADWKTLLNGINLSVRPLEVMPHEEYKLLLNANSKRFRAAANPPETTPISSTCELLVSSMCDPRVIAEIKREFFRRLGKSNCL, encoded by the coding sequence atggaAGTGAACTCCAAACTTAGGGATCTCATCCTGAACACCCACGTGCCTTTGGTACTGGACCAGTTTCCGCTGAAATGGGCGTGCTTCGAGGGATCCCTCCACGACTGGTGCAAGCGATTCGACCAGGAGGCCACCTGTTTGCCAGCCTTCGAGCTGATGGCCTTGGCGGACAGTAGTACGCCGCAGTGGGAGCGAAAGCGGACCAAATCCTGTCAGCAGCTTAACATGGAGCAATTCCTGCGGAAGTACGACGTGCTGAAGAAGGAGCACACCCACTGGGCGGCGTACCAGTACAAGAAAGCCGACGAAGTGCCACTTAGTTGCCGGAGCGGCATCGATTTCTCTAGCTTCGGCTTCCTGGACAACGGCAACGACTACCGCTTCTGGCTGGGATCGGAGCAGGCCAACACACCTTGTCACTACGACACCTTTGGCGTGAACATAGTGGTGCAGGTGCATGGCTGCAAGTCGTGGCTGCTCTTTCCGCCCGAGACGCCGCTGCAGAGCACCAGGATACCCTACGAGGAGACCAGTGTCTACTGTCTGGAGAACTTTTACGCCCCGGATCCGGCAAAGATTCAGAGCTACGAGCATCTTAGCCGACAGGCCTATCACTGCAACCTGCAGCCGGGCGACGTACTAATCGTGCCGCGTAACTGGTGGCACTACGTTGAGGCCAAGTCCACGTCGCTGAGTGTCAACTACTGGGTTCCGCTAAAGGTGGACACGGACCTGATGTTGGACGAGTTTCTGGCCATGCACATCGTGGAGAGCTTTGTCAGGGGGGAGAGCAATCAAGTTAAGCAGTATTTGCTGAATCCCAACCAGCTGGATAACGTGTCTACCAAGCCCAGCGATCTCTTTGCCCAGTTCGAGCAGGCGGTGCATAACTTAGAGAGTGGCCAGAGCACCCGACAGCTCTACGATACCGACTACATGAGCCAAGCGGATTGGAAAACTTTGTTGAACGGTATCAACCTATCAGTGCGCCCTTTGGAAGTGATGCCCCACGAGGAGTACAAACTGCTCCTCAACGCCAACTCCAAGAGATTCCGAGCAGCTGCCAACCCACCGGAGACAACTCCTATTAGTTCCACTTGTGAGCTTCTAGTGAGCAGCATGTGTGATCCACGCGTAATTGCCGAAATAAAGCGCGAGTTCTTCCGCAGACTAGGAAAAAGTAACTGCCTCTAG
- the LOC120285064 gene encoding uncharacterized protein LOC120285064: MRLAIIFAVILAIFAIVASGQKGRWKGYKDEERGKRRYWKKVSNAESIVGNEINRNA, from the coding sequence ATGAGGTTGGCCATCATCTTCGCGGTCATCCTGGCCATCTTTGCCATTGTGGCATCCGGTCAAAAGGGAAGGTGGAAAGGGTACAAGGACGAGGAAAGGGGGAAAAGAAGGTACTGGAAGAAGGTCAGCAATGCGGAATCGATCGttggaaatgaaataaacagAAACGCGTGA